A DNA window from Oscarella lobularis chromosome 8, ooOscLobu1.1, whole genome shotgun sequence contains the following coding sequences:
- the LOC136190113 gene encoding transcription factor Adf-1-like isoform X2 yields the protein MNDERLIELVESHPCLYDKSNAFYKVSTRKENAWTEISEELSIGIEACQKRWRALRERFAKESKKRKGRTGDKRDDVRPWAYYERLLFLRDFVSHRGTSDSFLLESQAEEAEEDERIDDGGEEGQGENEDDVVEDERTRVDEGTRGRRKRKQSASNEVDLEIIRQLQKTERVDDENDLFGQSVGSSIRRLNPRKRALAKIRIQEVLYQIEFEEN from the exons atgaacgacgaacgactcATCGAGCTTGTCGAAAGCCATCCCTGCCTTTACGACAAATCGAATGCCTTTTATAAGGTATCGACGCGAAAGGAAAATGCTTGGACGGAGATTTCAGAGGAGCTGAGCATTGGGA TTGAAGCGTGCCAGAAGAGGTGGAGGGCTTTGCGAGAGCGGTTCGCAAAGGaatcgaagaagcgaaaaggGCGAACCGGCGAcaagcgagacgacgtgAGACCGTGGGCGTATTACGAGCGCCTGTTGTTCCTTAGAGACTTCGTTAGTCACAGAGG AACGTCAGATAGTTTTTTATTGGAAAGCCAGGCAGAGGAAGCAGAAGAGGATGAGAGGATTGATGACGGCGGAGAAGAAGGACAGGGAGAGAACGAGGACGACGTAGTCGAGGATGAAAGAACAAGGGTCGATGAAGGGACTAGggggagaaggaagag AAAGCAATCAGCCAGCAACGAGGTCGACCTCGAAATTATTCGACAGCTGCAGAAGACAGAGCgggtcgacgacgaaaacgatcttTTTGGGCAGTCCGTCGGAAGCTCCATCAGAAGGCTCAATCCAAGAAAGAGAGCCCTTGCAAAAATACGTATTCAAGAGGTACTCTATCAGATTGAGTTTGAGGAAAATTAG
- the LOC136190113 gene encoding transcription factor Adf-1-like isoform X1, giving the protein MNDERLIELVESHPCLYDKSNAFYKVSTRKENAWTEISEELSIGIEACQKRWRALRERFAKESKKRKGRTGDKRDDVRPWAYYERLLFLRDFVSHRGTSDSFLLESQAEEAEEDERIDDGGEEGQGENEDDVVEDERTRVDEGTRGRRKRRKQSASNEVDLEIIRQLQKTERVDDENDLFGQSVGSSIRRLNPRKRALAKIRIQEVLYQIEFEEN; this is encoded by the exons atgaacgacgaacgactcATCGAGCTTGTCGAAAGCCATCCCTGCCTTTACGACAAATCGAATGCCTTTTATAAGGTATCGACGCGAAAGGAAAATGCTTGGACGGAGATTTCAGAGGAGCTGAGCATTGGGA TTGAAGCGTGCCAGAAGAGGTGGAGGGCTTTGCGAGAGCGGTTCGCAAAGGaatcgaagaagcgaaaaggGCGAACCGGCGAcaagcgagacgacgtgAGACCGTGGGCGTATTACGAGCGCCTGTTGTTCCTTAGAGACTTCGTTAGTCACAGAGG AACGTCAGATAGTTTTTTATTGGAAAGCCAGGCAGAGGAAGCAGAAGAGGATGAGAGGATTGATGACGGCGGAGAAGAAGGACAGGGAGAGAACGAGGACGACGTAGTCGAGGATGAAAGAACAAGGGTCGATGAAGGGACTAGggggagaaggaagag AAGAAAGCAATCAGCCAGCAACGAGGTCGACCTCGAAATTATTCGACAGCTGCAGAAGACAGAGCgggtcgacgacgaaaacgatcttTTTGGGCAGTCCGTCGGAAGCTCCATCAGAAGGCTCAATCCAAGAAAGAGAGCCCTTGCAAAAATACGTATTCAAGAGGTACTCTATCAGATTGAGTTTGAGGAAAATTAG